Proteins from one Anaerobranca californiensis DSM 14826 genomic window:
- the buk gene encoding butyrate kinase: MPNSFRILTINPGSTSTKIAVFENDNPLFEETLRHSAEELVVFKTIIDQYEFRKNVILKTLDEQGINLNKLSAVVGRGGLLAPMPGGTYEVNEKMLEDLRKGLQGQHASNLGGIIAYEIAEQFNIPAYIVDPVVVDEMEDIARISGMPEIQRKSIFHALNQKAVARRAANDLQGSYGDFNFIVAHLGGGISVGAHRKGKVVDVNNALDGEGPFSPERSGGLPVGDLVKLCFSNQFTQGEIMKKIVGKGGLVAYLNTNDGREVRKMIENGDKYAELVYQAMAYQVAKEIGSCAAVLKGEVDAIILTGGLAYDQVLVGWIKERVNFISDVLVYPGEDEMLALAEGGLRVLTGEEKPKIYEGLK, from the coding sequence ATGCCAAATAGCTTTAGAATTTTGACAATTAATCCCGGTTCAACCTCCACAAAAATCGCTGTATTTGAAAATGACAACCCACTTTTTGAAGAAACCCTTCGTCACTCTGCTGAAGAATTGGTGGTTTTTAAAACTATTATTGATCAATATGAATTTAGAAAAAATGTTATTTTAAAAACCTTAGATGAACAGGGAATTAATTTAAACAAATTGTCAGCGGTAGTGGGTAGAGGGGGATTGTTAGCTCCAATGCCTGGGGGAACCTATGAAGTTAATGAAAAAATGTTAGAAGATTTAAGAAAAGGTTTGCAAGGACAACACGCTTCAAATCTAGGTGGTATCATTGCCTATGAAATTGCAGAACAATTTAATATTCCAGCATATATAGTCGATCCTGTAGTAGTTGATGAGATGGAGGATATTGCAAGGATTTCAGGTATGCCGGAAATTCAAAGGAAAAGTATTTTCCACGCTTTAAATCAAAAGGCTGTTGCCCGAAGGGCAGCTAATGATCTTCAAGGATCCTATGGAGATTTTAACTTTATTGTAGCCCATTTAGGTGGCGGTATCTCAGTAGGAGCCCATAGAAAAGGGAAAGTAGTAGATGTCAACAATGCCTTAGATGGAGAAGGACCTTTCTCCCCTGAAAGAAGTGGTGGTTTACCTGTAGGCGATTTAGTTAAATTGTGTTTCTCTAATCAGTTTACCCAAGGTGAAATCATGAAAAAAATCGTCGGTAAAGGTGGTTTAGTTGCATATCTAAACACCAATGACGGTCGAGAAGTTAGGAAAATGATTGAAAATGGCGATAAATATGCTGAACTGGTTTACCAAGCTATGGCTTATCAAGTGGCAAAAGAGATCGGTAGCTGTGCAGCTGTTTTAAAAGGTGAAGTAGATGCCATTATTTTAACCGGTGGTTTAGCTTATGACCAAGTTTTAGTTGGCTGGATTAAAGAGAGGGTAAACTTTATTTCCGATGTTTTAGTTTATCCTGGGGAAGATGAAATGCTAGCTTTAGCAGAAGGTGGCTTAAGGGTGCTTACTGGGGAAGAAAAACCCAAAATTTATGAAGGATTAAAATAA
- a CDS encoding 3-methyl-2-oxobutanoate dehydrogenase subunit VorB, translated as MAKKLMKGNEALGEAAVQAGCRYFFGYPITPQNEIPAYLARRLPEVGGVFLQAESEVAAINMVYGAAGAGARVLTSSSSPGISLKTEGISYIAGAQLPCVIVNIVRGGPGLGGIQPAQSDYFQATKGGGHGDYRLIVLAPSTVQELVDLTMEAFDIADTYRNPVMILGDGIIGQMMEPVEFNPPKKRDLPEKTWATTGAKGRKPNVINSLHMAPEGLEKHNLMLQAKYQEIVEKETKYEMLQTDDAEIVLVAYGTTARICKTVVQQLRKEGIKVGLIRPITLWPYPEKAFNEVMDTAKAFLTVEMSTGQMVEDVRLAVNGRKPVHFYGRTGGMIPTPQEIAEKVRELAGGVK; from the coding sequence ATGGCTAAAAAGTTGATGAAAGGTAATGAGGCTCTTGGAGAAGCTGCCGTTCAAGCAGGCTGTCGTTACTTTTTTGGTTATCCTATAACCCCACAAAATGAAATTCCTGCATACCTTGCCAGGAGATTACCGGAAGTTGGTGGAGTATTTTTACAGGCAGAAAGTGAAGTTGCAGCTATTAACATGGTTTATGGAGCAGCAGGAGCTGGTGCTAGAGTATTAACTTCGTCATCTAGCCCTGGTATCAGCTTAAAGACAGAGGGAATTTCATATATCGCCGGTGCTCAACTTCCCTGTGTAATTGTCAATATCGTCAGGGGAGGTCCAGGGCTTGGTGGTATTCAACCGGCCCAATCCGATTACTTCCAAGCTACAAAGGGCGGAGGTCATGGTGATTATCGTTTAATAGTTTTGGCACCATCTACAGTACAAGAGTTAGTTGACTTAACTATGGAGGCCTTTGACATTGCCGATACTTATCGAAACCCTGTAATGATTTTAGGAGATGGTATTATTGGCCAAATGATGGAACCGGTAGAATTCAATCCTCCTAAAAAAAGGGATTTACCTGAAAAAACTTGGGCTACCACTGGAGCTAAAGGAAGAAAGCCCAATGTTATAAATTCTCTACACATGGCTCCTGAAGGGTTAGAAAAACATAATTTAATGTTACAAGCTAAATATCAAGAAATAGTGGAAAAAGAGACTAAATATGAAATGTTGCAAACCGATGACGCAGAGATCGTTTTAGTGGCATATGGAACTACTGCAAGGATTTGTAAAACCGTTGTTCAGCAATTGCGTAAAGAAGGAATCAAAGTTGGTTTAATAAGGCCAATAACCCTTTGGCCATATCCAGAAAAAGCCTTTAATGAAGTTATGGATACAGCTAAGGCTTTCTTAACAGTGGAAATGAGTACTGGTCAAATGGTTGAAGATGTGAGATTAGCGGTTAATGGAAGAAAGCCAGTACATTTCTATGGAAGAACCGGTGGTATGATACCAACTCCACAAGAAATTGCAGAAAAAGTTAGGGAATTAGCAGGGGGTGTTAAATAA
- a CDS encoding thiamine pyrophosphate-dependent enzyme — protein MEWVRVWEKPKSLTDNVLHYCPGCTHGIVHKIIAEVMDELGIKEKAIGVAPVGCSVLAYNYFDCDMQQAAHGRAPAVATGIKRVHPDNVVFTYQGDGDLASIGCAEIVHAAARGEKITTIFINNAIYGMTGGQMAPTTLINQVTTTSPFGRDENHAGYPIKMSEMLATIQGAVFVERVSVHNVPNIMKAKRAIKRAFQVQMEGKGFGIVEVLSTCPTNWGISPVEALKWLEEHMIPYYPLGNLRDPEKEAK, from the coding sequence ATGGAATGGGTGAGAGTATGGGAAAAACCCAAAAGTTTAACAGATAATGTATTACATTATTGCCCTGGTTGTACCCATGGAATTGTTCACAAAATAATTGCTGAAGTTATGGATGAACTAGGGATTAAAGAAAAGGCGATTGGTGTTGCCCCTGTAGGTTGTTCAGTTTTGGCATATAATTACTTTGATTGTGATATGCAACAAGCTGCCCATGGTAGAGCTCCAGCGGTAGCTACAGGAATAAAAAGGGTACATCCCGACAATGTAGTATTTACTTATCAAGGTGATGGCGACTTAGCATCTATTGGTTGTGCTGAAATTGTCCATGCTGCAGCTAGAGGTGAAAAGATTACTACAATTTTTATCAACAATGCTATTTACGGTATGACTGGTGGTCAAATGGCTCCTACTACATTGATCAACCAAGTGACAACTACATCTCCCTTTGGTAGAGATGAAAACCATGCCGGTTATCCAATAAAAATGTCTGAAATGTTAGCTACAATCCAAGGAGCGGTATTTGTTGAAAGGGTTTCAGTTCATAATGTTCCTAATATAATGAAAGCTAAAAGAGCTATTAAAAGGGCTTTTCAAGTACAAATGGAAGGTAAAGGTTTTGGAATAGTAGAAGTTCTTTCTACTTGTCCAACAAACTGGGGTATCAGCCCTGTAGAAGCCCTTAAGTGGTTAGAAGAACACATGATTCCATACTATCCATTGGGTAATTTAAGAGACCCCGAAAAGGAGGCTAAATAA
- the buk gene encoding butyrate kinase, producing the protein MFRILAINPGSTSTKIALYEGKELIKSENLSHSREELKKYNKIIDQLDFRYEAIEKWLEENSFTSFHAIVGRGGLLRPMESGTYEVNDEMIKDLKIGVQGEHASNLGGLIAKKIADRFGVKAYIVDPVAVDEFEDIARISGMPEIPRRSLLHALNVKAVAHRVAKDLGKSLEEMNLIVAHLGGGISIVPIKKNKMVDVNNANEMGPFSPERTGGLPVGDLVKLAFSGKYDLATLKKKLTGEGGLVAYLNTNDAREVERRIKEGDKYAELIYNAMAYQIAKEIGAMATVLKGQVEKIVLTGGLSHSKYLTDKISEYISFIGEVLIYPGEDEMIALVEGVLRVLNNEEKAKIY; encoded by the coding sequence ATGTTTAGGATTTTAGCGATTAACCCTGGCTCTACTTCCACTAAAATAGCCCTTTATGAGGGAAAAGAGTTGATTAAAAGTGAAAACTTAAGCCATAGTAGAGAAGAGCTTAAAAAATACAATAAGATAATAGACCAATTAGATTTTCGCTATGAAGCAATTGAAAAATGGTTAGAGGAAAATTCTTTTACCTCTTTTCACGCTATCGTTGGTCGGGGTGGTCTACTAAGGCCTATGGAAAGTGGAACTTATGAAGTAAATGATGAGATGATAAAAGATTTAAAAATTGGGGTACAAGGGGAACACGCCTCAAACTTAGGTGGGCTTATTGCTAAAAAAATTGCCGATAGATTTGGAGTGAAGGCCTATATCGTCGATCCGGTAGCAGTAGATGAGTTTGAAGATATAGCTAGAATTTCTGGGATGCCGGAAATACCCCGGAGAAGTTTGTTGCATGCCCTAAATGTTAAAGCAGTTGCCCATCGTGTTGCTAAAGATTTAGGTAAATCCCTAGAGGAGATGAATTTGATTGTCGCTCACTTAGGTGGGGGAATTTCTATAGTACCTATAAAGAAAAACAAAATGGTAGATGTCAATAATGCCAACGAAATGGGCCCCTTTTCCCCCGAAAGGACTGGTGGTTTACCGGTAGGGGATTTAGTTAAATTGGCTTTTTCTGGGAAGTATGATTTGGCGACTTTAAAGAAAAAACTCACCGGAGAAGGTGGTTTAGTAGCTTATCTAAATACCAATGATGCCAGGGAAGTGGAAAGGCGGATTAAAGAAGGGGATAAATACGCAGAACTTATTTATAATGCCATGGCATATCAAATTGCTAAGGAAATCGGGGCAATGGCTACTGTATTAAAAGGGCAAGTAGAAAAAATTGTGTTAACTGGCGGCTTATCCCATTCAAAATATTTAACAGACAAAATTTCAGAATATATAAGCTTTATAGGGGAAGTTTTAATTTATCCTGGAGAAGATGAAATGATTGCTTTAGTAGAAGGGGTTTTAAGGGTACTAAATAACGAAGAAAAGGCAAAAATTTATTAG
- a CDS encoding 2-oxoacid:acceptor oxidoreductase family protein, which produces MLDMILAGFGGQGVMSMGQLIAYAGMLEGKEVSWMPSYGPEMRGGTANCTVVVSQEPIGSPVVTEPQVVVAMNLPSLDKFESMVKPGGVLIINSSLINRSCQRKDITVIEIPANEIANELGNLKVANMVVLGALIAQTKVVSKESIIESLKKVLPEHRHNLIPMNEEALNRGAAYVK; this is translated from the coding sequence ATGTTGGATATGATTTTAGCTGGTTTTGGTGGCCAAGGGGTTATGTCTATGGGGCAATTGATTGCCTATGCGGGAATGTTGGAAGGTAAAGAGGTTTCCTGGATGCCTTCCTATGGACCTGAAATGCGGGGAGGTACTGCTAACTGTACCGTTGTCGTCTCCCAAGAGCCTATTGGTTCACCGGTAGTTACAGAACCTCAAGTAGTGGTAGCGATGAATTTACCATCATTAGATAAATTTGAATCTATGGTAAAACCTGGTGGTGTGCTAATAATCAATTCATCATTAATTAATCGGAGTTGTCAACGTAAAGACATCACCGTTATAGAAATTCCTGCCAATGAAATTGCCAATGAATTAGGGAACTTAAAGGTTGCTAACATGGTGGTTTTAGGGGCTTTAATTGCTCAAACTAAAGTAGTATCTAAAGAATCAATTATTGAGTCATTGAAAAAGGTTTTACCAGAACATCGTCACAACTTAATACCGATGAATGAAGAAGCACTAAATAGAGGTGCAGCTTACGTAAAATAA
- a CDS encoding Glu/Leu/Phe/Val dehydrogenase dimerization domain-containing protein: MKIFEMMEKEGHEQLIFNQDKASGLKALIAIHDTTLGPALGGCRMWPYKTEEEAIYDVLRLSKGMTYKSAASGQDYGGGKSVIWGDPKKDKSEAMFRAFGRFIDGFKGRFSTGTDVGTTYHDFIICRKETPYIGALPESYGGGGNSSIITAFGTWKGIKAVAKEAFGSDSLEGKVIAVQGLGKVGYYLVGYLIEDGAKVIGTDIVQEHIDKVLADYPGVTIVKPEEIYEVECDIFSPNALGAIINDETIPKLKCKAIAGAANNQLAEPRHGDKLHELGIVYGPDYVVNAGGLIQVADELEPGGYNKERAYGKAAGIYDMLLKIFEISRRDNIPTYKAADTLVHERLETYRKVKTIYKK; this comes from the coding sequence ATGAAGATTTTCGAAATGATGGAAAAAGAGGGACATGAACAGCTGATCTTTAATCAAGATAAAGCCAGTGGGTTAAAGGCTTTAATAGCTATCCACGATACTACTTTAGGACCAGCCCTTGGCGGTTGCAGAATGTGGCCTTATAAAACTGAAGAAGAAGCTATTTACGATGTATTAAGGCTATCAAAGGGTATGACTTATAAATCAGCTGCCAGTGGTCAAGATTATGGTGGTGGGAAATCGGTAATTTGGGGGGATCCTAAAAAGGACAAAAGTGAAGCGATGTTTAGAGCCTTTGGTAGATTTATCGATGGTTTTAAAGGTAGATTTAGTACCGGTACAGATGTAGGGACAACTTACCATGATTTTATAATTTGTCGAAAAGAAACCCCTTATATTGGTGCTTTGCCTGAATCTTATGGGGGTGGTGGTAATTCATCGATTATTACTGCCTTTGGAACTTGGAAAGGTATAAAAGCAGTAGCAAAAGAAGCTTTTGGTTCAGACTCATTAGAAGGAAAAGTCATCGCTGTTCAAGGTCTAGGAAAAGTCGGTTATTATCTAGTAGGTTACCTTATTGAAGATGGAGCAAAAGTAATTGGTACAGATATAGTTCAAGAACATATCGATAAAGTTTTAGCAGATTATCCAGGAGTAACTATAGTTAAGCCTGAAGAAATTTATGAAGTAGAATGTGATATATTCTCACCTAATGCCCTAGGTGCAATAATCAATGATGAAACAATTCCTAAATTAAAGTGTAAAGCCATTGCCGGTGCTGCTAATAATCAATTAGCTGAGCCTCGCCATGGCGACAAACTCCATGAATTGGGTATAGTTTATGGTCCTGACTATGTTGTTAATGCCGGTGGTTTAATTCAAGTTGCCGATGAACTAGAACCAGGGGGGTATAATAAGGAAAGGGCATACGGTAAAGCTGCAGGAATTTACGATATGTTGTTAAAGATTTTTGAAATTTCTCGAAGAGATAACATTCCAACATATAAAGCTGCCGATACCTTAGTTCATGAGAGACTAGAAACTTATAGAAAGGTTAAGACAATATATAAAAAATAA
- a CDS encoding DUF3866 family protein, producing the protein MINTEIKKIAQIVKDTNGDINVQIVKFDDNSQGYNYPALIGRVEVGEEVFVNTTAVDLNLGTGGYHFIISKLNPIPKKDQSPGHIMKLRYTPLQLKVYTLEEQLGEELDNITFLGHKVITIELHSMLAPLVIGIKKMNPQLKITYCMTDGGALPAYHSNTLKILKEKNLIEGVITCGHAFGGDLESVNFVTAIQGSIAHFKGDITIVGMGPGIVGTGTKYGFTGIEQGYISDVAQNLGCDVYPALRLGFVDQRERHRGISHHFLTNFGILVKGSYPLVLPKMERKKLTFVLSQLKNAGLMKKHSIILCPKVDILKEAEDYGINLSTMGRGYNDNPEYFDSLTALANYISKNTNLA; encoded by the coding sequence GTGATTAACACTGAAATTAAAAAAATTGCCCAAATTGTAAAAGATACTAATGGCGATATAAATGTACAAATAGTTAAATTTGACGATAATAGCCAAGGTTATAATTATCCAGCATTAATAGGAAGGGTAGAGGTTGGAGAAGAGGTTTTTGTTAATACAACTGCCGTTGATTTGAATTTAGGGACAGGGGGATATCATTTTATTATTAGTAAATTGAATCCTATACCTAAAAAGGACCAAAGTCCTGGCCATATCATGAAACTGAGATATACCCCTTTACAGTTAAAGGTATATACCTTAGAAGAACAACTAGGAGAAGAACTAGATAACATTACCTTTTTAGGACATAAAGTAATTACTATAGAATTACATAGTATGTTAGCACCCTTAGTAATAGGAATAAAAAAAATGAACCCCCAGCTTAAAATTACCTACTGTATGACCGATGGAGGAGCTTTGCCGGCATATCATAGTAATACCTTGAAGATTTTAAAAGAAAAGAATTTAATCGAAGGTGTTATAACCTGTGGCCATGCTTTCGGTGGAGATTTAGAAAGTGTCAATTTTGTAACAGCTATTCAAGGAAGTATCGCACACTTTAAAGGAGATATAACTATTGTAGGTATGGGCCCCGGTATTGTCGGCACTGGAACTAAATACGGGTTTACTGGAATAGAGCAGGGATACATTTCTGATGTTGCCCAAAATTTAGGATGTGATGTTTATCCTGCCCTCCGCTTAGGATTTGTTGATCAACGGGAAAGGCATCGGGGAATAAGCCACCACTTCCTCACTAATTTTGGCATATTAGTTAAAGGAAGTTACCCTTTGGTTTTACCTAAAATGGAAAGGAAAAAATTAACCTTTGTTTTATCACAACTAAAAAATGCAGGTTTAATGAAAAAACATTCCATTATCCTTTGCCCTAAAGTTGATATTTTAAAAGAAGCAGAAGATTACGGAATAAACCTTTCTACTATGGGTAGGGGTTACAATGATAACCCTGAATATTTTGACTCTCTAACGGCATTGGCAAACTATATTTCTAAAAATACTAATTTAGCTTAA
- a CDS encoding Leu/Phe/Val dehydrogenase produces MEIFKYMEKYDYEQLVICHDKTSGLKAIIGIHDTTLGPALGGTRMWNYKTEEEAIEDALRLSRGMTYKAAAAGLNLGGGKTVIWGDPKTQKSEELWRAFGRFVQSLNGRYITAADVGTVVDDMDYIRQETKHVVGVSKTLGGSGDPSPKTAYGVFRGIQACANEVWGSDDITGRVVAVQGVGKVGYYLCEYLHKAGAKLIVSDIDKEAVDRVVREFGAQAVGLDEIYGVECDIYSPNALGATINDETIPQFKCKIIAGGANNQLKEERHGDIITEKGIIYAPDYVINAGGLINVADELKGYNEERAMQSVSKIYDNIKKVFQIAKRDNIPTYKAADRMAEERIEKLGRVRNTYLG; encoded by the coding sequence ATGGAAATCTTCAAGTACATGGAAAAGTATGATTATGAGCAATTGGTTATTTGCCATGACAAAACTTCTGGTTTAAAAGCTATTATAGGTATTCACGACACTACATTAGGTCCAGCTCTAGGTGGAACCCGTATGTGGAATTACAAAACTGAAGAAGAAGCCATTGAAGATGCTTTAAGATTATCAAGGGGTATGACATATAAAGCTGCCGCTGCAGGACTAAATTTAGGTGGTGGTAAAACTGTAATTTGGGGAGATCCTAAAACCCAGAAATCAGAGGAGTTATGGAGAGCATTTGGTAGATTTGTACAAAGTTTAAATGGCCGCTATATTACCGCCGCCGATGTAGGAACAGTTGTTGACGATATGGACTACATTAGACAAGAAACAAAACATGTTGTAGGTGTTTCTAAGACTTTAGGCGGCAGTGGCGACCCATCTCCTAAAACTGCCTATGGAGTCTTCAGAGGTATCCAAGCTTGTGCCAATGAAGTTTGGGGTTCTGATGACATTACCGGTAGAGTAGTTGCTGTTCAAGGTGTAGGTAAAGTGGGATATTATTTATGTGAGTATTTACACAAAGCTGGAGCTAAGTTAATTGTTTCTGATATTGATAAAGAAGCTGTCGATAGAGTGGTAAGGGAGTTTGGTGCCCAAGCTGTTGGTTTAGATGAAATCTATGGAGTAGAGTGTGATATTTATTCTCCTAACGCTTTAGGTGCTACAATCAACGATGAAACCATCCCACAATTTAAGTGCAAAATTATCGCTGGTGGTGCTAATAACCAACTTAAAGAAGAGCGCCATGGTGATATCATCACTGAAAAAGGCATCATTTATGCACCAGATTATGTAATAAATGCCGGTGGTTTAATTAATGTTGCCGATGAGCTTAAAGGATATAATGAAGAAAGGGCTATGCAGTCTGTTTCTAAAATTTATGATAACATCAAAAAAGTATTCCAAATTGCTAAGAGAGACAATATTCCAACATACAAAGCTGCTGATAGAATGGCTGAAGAAAGAATCGAAAAACTTGGTAGAGTTCGCAATACTTATCTTGGCTAA
- a CDS encoding endonuclease Q family protein — protein sequence MKKYNCDFHIHIGSATGRPVKVTASKNMTILNIIEHSIKAKGMDIIGLVDCGSPYVLQELSFLLQEGTLEELEEGGLIYKRDLTPLTLILGSEVETVEGVHVVCFFPDLSRTIAFSEFLSKIVTNNCLSTQRAKVTSLELLDFVKKLDGIFMPAHIFTPHKSYYGKAFTRLKECFGNKVEEIDVVELGLSADTKLADCIGELHNFNFLTNSDAHSVGKIAREYNLLELEAANFTEIKKGIKNQDGRKIVANYGLDPYLGKYYYNFCANCDKVLEECFCKEPKIVKGVYNRIMEIRDLNFGVHPPHRPQYYYQIPLEFIPTLGKKGREKALKALGTESKILHQIREEELSKHFSQKVVEIIIKGREGSLKLKKGGGGKYGKIMV from the coding sequence ATGAAAAAATACAACTGTGATTTTCATATTCATATAGGATCAGCTACAGGAAGGCCAGTTAAAGTTACTGCATCGAAAAATATGACTATTTTAAATATTATTGAACATTCTATTAAAGCAAAAGGGATGGATATTATCGGTTTAGTTGATTGCGGTTCACCTTATGTTTTACAGGAATTATCTTTTTTGTTACAAGAAGGCACACTAGAAGAATTAGAAGAAGGGGGCTTAATCTATAAAAGGGATTTAACCCCTTTGACTTTAATTTTAGGAAGTGAAGTGGAAACAGTTGAAGGGGTGCATGTAGTTTGCTTTTTCCCAGACCTTTCTAGAACCATTGCCTTTAGTGAATTTTTGTCTAAGATAGTTACTAATAATTGTTTAAGTACCCAGCGGGCTAAAGTAACATCTTTGGAATTATTGGATTTTGTAAAAAAACTTGATGGTATCTTTATGCCTGCCCATATCTTTACTCCCCATAAAAGTTATTATGGCAAAGCTTTTACTAGATTAAAAGAGTGTTTTGGAAATAAAGTAGAGGAGATCGATGTGGTGGAATTGGGCTTAAGTGCTGACACAAAACTTGCAGACTGTATTGGGGAACTTCATAATTTTAATTTTTTAACTAACTCCGATGCCCATAGTGTAGGTAAAATTGCCCGGGAATACAATCTTTTAGAACTAGAGGCTGCAAATTTTACAGAAATAAAGAAAGGGATAAAAAATCAAGATGGCAGAAAAATAGTAGCAAATTACGGATTAGACCCATACTTAGGAAAATATTATTATAATTTCTGTGCCAATTGTGATAAAGTTTTAGAGGAATGTTTTTGTAAAGAACCTAAGATTGTTAAAGGGGTATATAACCGTATAATGGAAATAAGGGATTTAAATTTTGGTGTTCACCCACCACATCGGCCCCAGTACTATTATCAAATTCCTTTAGAATTTATCCCTACTTTAGGTAAAAAAGGACGGGAAAAGGCATTAAAAGCCTTAGGTACTGAATCTAAAATTTTACATCAAATAAGGGAAGAAGAATTAAGTAAACACTTTAGTCAAAAGGTAGTGGAAATTATTATTAAAGGCCGAGAAGGTAGTTTGAAACTTAAAAAGGGTGGTGGAGGGAAATATGGCAAAATAATGGTTTAG
- the ptb gene encoding phosphate butyryltransferase, which yields MLTSISQIIEKAKQVPKQTLVVAAAEDNEVLAAVSEGVSLGIVDAILVGDEERIKEIAQGEGYDISQCRIINEQDKIKAARKSVEMVSQGEASLVMKGLIGTADILRAVLDKEIGLRTGRVLSHVAVLEIQGYDKLFLLTDGAMNIAPDLSQKAQIVQNAVSVAHALGIDTPKVAPLAAVELVNPDMQATLDAANLSKMADRGQIKGCIIDGPLALDNAVSLEAAEHKGIVSPVAGNADILLVPDIEAGNVLYKSIVYFANAKTAGLIAGAKAPVVLTSRSDTHEAKLNSIALGVLVAANR from the coding sequence ATGTTAACATCTATTTCGCAGATAATTGAAAAGGCTAAACAAGTACCAAAACAAACTTTAGTGGTAGCCGCCGCAGAGGATAACGAAGTTTTAGCTGCAGTAAGTGAAGGAGTAAGCTTGGGAATTGTCGACGCTATTTTAGTTGGAGATGAAGAAAGAATTAAAGAAATTGCCCAAGGGGAAGGTTATGACATTTCTCAATGTAGAATTATCAATGAACAGGATAAGATTAAAGCCGCTAGAAAGTCGGTAGAGATGGTTTCTCAAGGGGAAGCTAGTTTGGTCATGAAGGGACTTATAGGTACTGCAGATATTTTGAGGGCTGTATTAGATAAAGAAATTGGTCTAAGGACTGGTAGGGTATTAAGTCACGTGGCAGTATTAGAAATCCAAGGTTATGATAAATTATTTTTATTAACCGATGGTGCTATGAATATTGCCCCTGATTTAAGTCAAAAGGCTCAAATAGTCCAAAATGCTGTATCTGTAGCCCATGCCCTAGGAATCGACACTCCTAAAGTGGCACCTTTAGCAGCAGTGGAATTAGTAAACCCAGATATGCAGGCAACATTAGATGCTGCTAATCTTTCTAAAATGGCAGATAGGGGACAAATTAAAGGTTGTATTATCGATGGTCCCCTTGCCTTAGACAATGCTGTATCTTTAGAAGCTGCTGAGCATAAAGGGATTGTCAGTCCAGTAGCTGGTAATGCCGATATTTTATTAGTTCCCGATATTGAGGCAGGAAATGTTTTATATAAATCAATAGTTTATTTTGCTAATGCTAAAACTGCAGGACTAATTGCCGGTGCAAAGGCACCAGTTGTTTTAACTTCTAGGTCAGATACCCATGAAGCTAAATTAAATTCTATAGCTTTAGGGGTTTTAGTAGCTGCCAATAGGTAA
- a CDS encoding 4Fe-4S binding protein, which translates to MPRVIFDEDKCKGCELCTTVCPVHIIKMATDRINKKGYNPATVYEMEKCIGCAQCARMCPDSVIVVEKEAKK; encoded by the coding sequence ATGCCAAGAGTAATCTTTGATGAAGACAAGTGTAAAGGTTGTGAGTTATGTACTACTGTTTGTCCTGTCCATATTATAAAAATGGCTACTGACAGGATAAACAAAAAAGGTTACAATCCTGCAACTGTTTATGAAATGGAAAAATGTATTGGCTGTGCCCAGTGTGCAAGAATGTGTCCAGATAGTGTCATTGTTGTAGAAAAGGAAGCTAAAAAATAA